TGAACGGGGAATGCTCATTGTAGTCAAGCTTGTGAGGGGAACCGTTAAATGCCGCCctgaccgtggagcccaccttgatgtatgtgtagtgtatccacgccgtccatcggttttttcagatcatttagagCATAAATGAAGTAGAAccaagtctcaggtggatcacactataggaaacagtggtgattgacgattaaaattttcttgtggaccacaaaagttttagatcaagtttatatttattttttcaccttcatccatgaattttttaccttttcaacaggttggatagaaaataaagattacagtgggccttagtaagattttaatggtaggcattcaatcaccactgtttcctgtaatatggtccatctaagaattgtatctgcttcatttttgggtggatgccctaaaatgggctggaaaaacagatggatggcgtggatatacttcaaatacatcaaggtgggccccacagtcaggaccGCACCGTGTGTGAGTAAGgccggggctgcacctaatccgctcccgtttcTGAGATGGACTGGCCTCATGTTACATGAGGCCACATGGCACATGTGCGAGACTAGTTGGGAAGccgattgcctgtgaccccgggtTTAGAGATATTTCtctgcccggggctgtgtggagAGTGCAGAGATGTCCATCacaaatcctctccgtccatctgttttgaaagacaaaTATTGGCAAGgactctaaaaatcaggcagatccaaaactcgggttggatacaccaccgaaaacagtgggaatggaaatgtccaccgttgaatccttcctggagctgatcatgatgtttatatgtcatccaaaccgttcatatggttattaccactcagataaactgtaaccACAAATATtgtcctgatacaaaacttctattgccCGGGCGCTCAATCACActctttcgtgtggtgtggcccacctgggtttttGGATCTGCCTGCTTTTTTAGAATGCTGTCCtaatgtggtctttcaaaacaaatggacggaaagGATTTGTGACGGACATTTCCGTGGCCTCCACACAGCCCCAGGCAGaggaatatctctgtgcccggggtcacaggcaatccgatCACTCATGAGGAAAGATACGGTGTACGATAAGAATAGGCGGCTAGAAGAATAGCCAATGGTCAATTTCCAAATCTCTTGTACGGCCTACCTAAAGATAGGGCCAGCACAGATTTTCGTTTCATATCATGTTTAAAGTGATTTGTACATaatgaatggtcaggatcttGTACATTTTCGGCCTTGGCACGTGCCCCGACGATACCTCTCTTCATTTCACGCGTGCGAGTAAATAGAGGATTCTTAATAAAAGAAAACGCGCTCTTCGTTAACTTCCATGGCGCTACCAACGACGCTGTCTTTGCTTTAaaatcctctctccctctctccccctTCCACCTAGCAAAGAagagaaactctctctctctctctctcacatatcCACCTCAGCAATTGAaaaggagaaggagagggaggATATCAGTACGAGTTGAAAAGGGGGTTTTGAATCATGGAAGAGCTCTACAACTACAAGAGCGTATTGGTATTGTTAGCCGTGGTTTTGTGGGTGTTGGTAGTGAAGGTGGTGGAGGTAGCATGGTGGAAACCAAAGAAAACGGAAGAGTATTTCTTGAAGCAAGGAATAAAAGGTCCACCATATCGATTCTTAGTAGGGAATGTAAGAGAGATAGTTGGGTTTATGGTAAAAGCCTCTTCTTGTCCCATGCCTCTCTCTCACAACATCCTCCCTAGGGTCCTCTCCTTCTATCACCACTGGAAGAAAATCTatggtaaatctctctctctctctctctctctctctctctctctctctctctctctctctctctctctctccttttccccaTTTTGCAACCTTGACATTTACCACATGAAGTGCGTGATGCTTCCTTCTTTTATCTTTCCATTGCCATGTATTTCGTACTTCCACTATCTCACTGCAATTTCCTTTCTTCTCATCATTCCTTCTTCCCCTCTTCTTATTTTAGTATAAACAGATGGTAAGTTGGGTGTGACTTTGCAGGTACATCCTTTCTTGTATGGTTTGGACCCACGGCTCGTCTTACCGTTTCTGACCCTGAACTCATCCGACAAATCTTCATTtcaaaatcagagttttatgAGAAATACGAGTCGCACCCGCTCATTCGCCAGCTGGAAGGAGATGGCCTTTTGAGCCTCAAAGGGGAGAAATGGGCTCACCATAGAAAAATCATCACCCCAACCTTCTATATGGAAAATCTCAAAGTAAGTCAGAAAGACAGAGAAAGAATACTTCCATTTGAATGGGAATTCCTCTACAACCATATCATAGAAACTTTTCAAATTCCATATATCTTCATTTCCCGCCATGGATTGATTTGCATGAAAATTGCCACCATGAGTTGTATTATACCACTCCAATTAtaaaattaaaacccaccaaatcCGTTTTTCCTCTTTTCTATTTCTAATCTGTATTAATTACTTTAAACTTTGCTATATTCAAACTAGTTGCTGATACcggcgattggtacgagcgtccTTGAGATGATCGATAAATGGCCCACCATGTCAGATAACGGTGAAGTAGAGATCGACGTTTCAGATTGGTTCCAGAGCTTGACAGAAGACGTCATCACTCGAACTGCCTTCGGAAGCAGCTACGAAGACGGAAAGTCGGTTTTCAGGTTACAAGCTCAACAGATGATTATTGCCGCTGAATCCTTCGGAAAGGTTCTCATACCAGGATACAGGTAAAATCCATTAACATCCacaaattaaaaatataatacatcaagccccaccatctgatcatctaaaccattcatcatatTAGTCCCACCATATATAGCCAACAATGTTACAAAAACCACCTTCTAACTCTTCTAACTCACCTTTatatagatattgagaattgataATCTAacgcatgggcattttcacatcaaGCTCGAGTAGGGAAGCCCGGGGGATGTGGGGATACTCTTGGGTGGGTGGCCAGGTGACTCGTGTGGAGCGGAATCCATGTGAAATGAGGCTCACGAAAGGGTTCGGCCAAGCTCCTCACCCATCCAATGACTTTATCTCATCATCAATTCAATCTTTTAGAGCAAGTAATGTATTAAAGTAGCATCAGAGCGGGAGGTCGTCTTAGATCATAATCGCATCATAATCGCTGACCGATgaactattttctgtggtggccCATCTATGGTGGGACCTTCTCTATGATCACGTGGTGGGCCCTGAAAAGCCTAATTATTGCAACACATTTCAAAAAGTGCTTAATATTCTTTTTGCCTTAGTAAAGTAACTTAGCCTGAAAAAGTACAAAGATCTCACATCCTAGTACTACTGTTTTCGAAGCACGCTTATCTGAGTAAATCTCTAAATTTAgtagaattttaaaaataaatatttatatattttcttcttcttttttcttcttattctatCAGATTCCTTCCTACAAAGAAGAATACAAGTTCATGGAAGTTGGATAAGGAAATTCGGACGTCGTTAATGAAGTTGATTGGCCATCGAAAAGAGAATCATAATAACGGAAAGACCAACGAACCGGCCATGGATTTATTGGGGCTTATGATCGATGCGAGCACAGAGAAAATGACCAAAAAGAAATCTGAATTCCTCTCATATCAGCCGTCGATCACTATCAAAGACATTGTCGAAGAGTGCAAGACTTTCTTCTTCGCCGGGAAGCACTCTACGTCGAATCTGCTCACGTGGACAGTAGTGCTGTTGGCCATGCACCCAGAGTGGCAAGAGATGGCACGTGAGGAGGTCTTGGAGGTGTGTGGGTCACGTGATATCCCTGCCGGAGACAAGATTGCTAAGCTGAAGAAGGTAAGAAGCTGAGCCACCTACCTTGGTGTTGTGGAAATTTTATTTGGAACAAAATACCCCTGACTAATTTTTTATGCCATTTGTGCCCTTACTTGGGCACGATCAGATGAGAAGGACAAAACATATTTTTGTCCTTTTCTGGATGGTCCTTTTTGTCATTTTTAAATAAGCCAAGGGTAATTTAGTCAGCTTgggaaagttttaaacattgatgacTTTCTTAATGATAATGCCCCAGTGCTCTCGGAGCAtggtaagttatagtgctcctagttgtat
This region of Magnolia sinica isolate HGM2019 chromosome 1, MsV1, whole genome shotgun sequence genomic DNA includes:
- the LOC131255789 gene encoding cytochrome P450 734A1-like; its protein translation is MEELYNYKSVLVLLAVVLWVLVVKVVEVAWWKPKKTEEYFLKQGIKGPPYRFLVGNVREIVGFMVKASSCPMPLSHNILPRVLSFYHHWKKIYGTSFLVWFGPTARLTVSDPELIRQIFISKSEFYEKYESHPLIRQLEGDGLLSLKGEKWAHHRKIITPTFYMENLKLLIPAIGTSVLEMIDKWPTMSDNGEVEIDVSDWFQSLTEDVITRTAFGSSYEDGKSVFRLQAQQMIIAAESFGKVLIPGYRFLPTKKNTSSWKLDKEIRTSLMKLIGHRKENHNNGKTNEPAMDLLGLMIDASTEKMTKKKSEFLSYQPSITIKDIVEECKTFFFAGKHSTSNLLTWTVVLLAMHPEWQEMAREEVLEVCGSRDIPAGDKIAKLKKLAMIVNESLRLYPPVVATIRRAKADVELGDYKIPCGTELLIPILAVHHDTELWGPDATKFNPARFAEGAARAARHPMAFIPFGLGARTCIGQNLALVHAKVAIAILLQRFSFRLSPSYQHAPTVLMLLYPQYGAPIIFQRLSGPLTPS